In one Ictalurus furcatus strain D&B chromosome 10, Billie_1.0, whole genome shotgun sequence genomic region, the following are encoded:
- the rasl12 gene encoding ras-like protein family member 12 isoform X1: MSIMFGKARTCNIVPEHEPAECNIVVLGAVGSGKSALTVKFLTKRFISEYDPNLEDTYSSEEMVDQQPVLVKVMDTADQDGPVNCERYLAWASAFLIVYSIDNRLSFEVCQQYVEAVTLYTKGLHPEAPIILVGNKVDMERYRQVNKTDGATLAARFGCLFFEVSACLDFVSVQNLFYEAVREVRREAERSLSLRPLYISEDKAPISLSSASLLSPCYKELPTPATAKLVTVKSSRAQSKRRAPTLTLLKGFKIF, translated from the exons ATGTCTATCATGTTTGGGAAAGCAAGGACGTGCAACATTGTTCCTGAACACGAACCTGCAGAGTGCAATATCGTAGTTCTGGGAGCAGTGGGCTCAGGCAAATCAG CTCTCACTGTGAAGTTCCTCACGAAGCGTTTTATTAGTGAATACGACCCAAACCTTG AGGACACCTATTCCTCAGAGGAAATGGTGGACCAGCAACCAGTTCTGGTCAAAGTAATGGACACGGCGGACCAG GATGGACCGGTGAACTGTGAACGCTACTTAGCTTGGGCCAGTGCATTTCTCATTGTCTACAGCATTGATAACAGACTCAGTTTTGAAGTGTGTCAACAGTATGTGGAGGCCGTGACACTGTACACCAAAGGCCTGCACCCTGAGGCTCCCATCATTTTAGTTGGCAACAAAGTGGACATGGAGAGATACAG ACAAGTGAACAAGACGGATGGTGCGACCCTGGCTGCCCGTTTTGGCTGCCTGTTTTTTGAGGTCTCCGCCTGCCTGGACTTTGTGTCTGTGCAAAACCTCTTTTACGAAGCCGTCCGGGAGGTGAGACGTGAGGCAGAGAGGAGCCTTTCACTCCGGCCCCTTTACATCAGTGAAGACAAAGCACCAATCAGCCTCTCCTCTGCCTCGCTTCTGTCACCCTGCTATAAGGAGCTGCCCACTCCGGCCACAGCCAAGCTGGTGACTGTGAAGTCCTCGAGGGCCCAGAGCAAGCGCAGAGCACCCACACTCACCCTCCTCAAAGGCTTCAAGATCTTTTGA
- the rasl12 gene encoding ras-like protein family member 12 isoform X2, which produces MFVFFLFAALTVKFLTKRFISEYDPNLEDTYSSEEMVDQQPVLVKVMDTADQDGPVNCERYLAWASAFLIVYSIDNRLSFEVCQQYVEAVTLYTKGLHPEAPIILVGNKVDMERYRQVNKTDGATLAARFGCLFFEVSACLDFVSVQNLFYEAVREVRREAERSLSLRPLYISEDKAPISLSSASLLSPCYKELPTPATAKLVTVKSSRAQSKRRAPTLTLLKGFKIF; this is translated from the exons ATGTTTGTGTTCTTCCTCTTTGCAGCTCTCACTGTGAAGTTCCTCACGAAGCGTTTTATTAGTGAATACGACCCAAACCTTG AGGACACCTATTCCTCAGAGGAAATGGTGGACCAGCAACCAGTTCTGGTCAAAGTAATGGACACGGCGGACCAG GATGGACCGGTGAACTGTGAACGCTACTTAGCTTGGGCCAGTGCATTTCTCATTGTCTACAGCATTGATAACAGACTCAGTTTTGAAGTGTGTCAACAGTATGTGGAGGCCGTGACACTGTACACCAAAGGCCTGCACCCTGAGGCTCCCATCATTTTAGTTGGCAACAAAGTGGACATGGAGAGATACAG ACAAGTGAACAAGACGGATGGTGCGACCCTGGCTGCCCGTTTTGGCTGCCTGTTTTTTGAGGTCTCCGCCTGCCTGGACTTTGTGTCTGTGCAAAACCTCTTTTACGAAGCCGTCCGGGAGGTGAGACGTGAGGCAGAGAGGAGCCTTTCACTCCGGCCCCTTTACATCAGTGAAGACAAAGCACCAATCAGCCTCTCCTCTGCCTCGCTTCTGTCACCCTGCTATAAGGAGCTGCCCACTCCGGCCACAGCCAAGCTGGTGACTGTGAAGTCCTCGAGGGCCCAGAGCAAGCGCAGAGCACCCACACTCACCCTCCTCAAAGGCTTCAAGATCTTTTGA
- the si:cabz01068815.1 gene encoding solute carrier family 51 subunit beta isoform X2, which yields MLWVWITLCLMWQGTSSFMIHNTVESQCLEDSLGDAGVQLKRCSVDSELQQWIWTERRFLMNVYTKRCLSALHSDPIQTLECDGEDDLQWQCMNHRLISLSHSMELGVHRGSLALTNMGKSTRWKSLDQGDICQEKLRSRRQSEKDEFPAMEDTMTEEEREYLRWYYRTEDATPWKFAMLGLSLVALLLGCVLCLMGTMGNKHRREIAKYKSATTASPATVDVEVEELQVITEIKEDNDSCTGQDGQLDSKAPAEGASETEALNPGDIVVTWKDGNVSKLYSDSQKEGEEDK from the exons ATGCTGTGGGTGTGGATAACACTGTGCCTCATGTGGCAAG GAACAAGCAGCTTCATGATCCACAACACTGTGGAAAGCCAGTGCCTTGAGGACTCCCTCGGAGATGCTGGAGTTCAGTTAAAGAGATGCAGTGTGGactcagagctccagcaatGGATCTGGACAGAGCGGAGGTTCCTCATGAATGTATACACAAAAAGGTGCCTGTCTGCCTTACACAGTGACCCAATCCAGACTCTCGAGtgtgatggtgaagatgatctGCAGTGGCAGTGTATGAACCACAGGCTCATCAGCCTGAGTCATTCCATGGAGCTAGGTGTGCACAGAGGAAGCCTGGCTCTGACCAACATGGGGAAAAGCACCAGGTGGAAGTCTCTGGATCAAGGAGACATCTGTCAGGAGAAGCTGA GGTCCAGAAGGCAGAGTGAGAAAGATGAGTTTCCAGCTATGGAGGACACAatgacagaggaagagagagagtatCTCAGGTGGTATTACCGCACTGAAGACG CAACACCCTGGAAATTTGCAATGCTGGGCTTGTCTCTCGTGGCTCTGCTTTTGGGATGTGTGCTCTGCCTCATGGGAACGATGGGTAACAA ACATCGGAGAGAAATAGCCAAGTACAAGTCCGCCACCACTGCATCTCCTGCCACAGTGGACGTGGAAGTGGAGGAGCTTCAAGTCATCACTGAGATCAAGGAGGACAACGACTCCTGCACTGGCCAAGATGGACAACTAGACAGCAAAGCACCAGCGGAGGGAGCCAGTGAGACTGAGGCGCTGAACCCTGGTGACATTGTGGTCACGTGGAAGGATGGAAATGTCTCCAAACTCTACTCTGATTCGCAAAAGGAGGGTGAGGAGGACAAGTGA
- the si:cabz01068815.1 gene encoding solute carrier family 51 subunit beta isoform X1, whose amino-acid sequence MQCLKTAVDHLAEMLWVWITLCLMWQGTSSFMIHNTVESQCLEDSLGDAGVQLKRCSVDSELQQWIWTERRFLMNVYTKRCLSALHSDPIQTLECDGEDDLQWQCMNHRLISLSHSMELGVHRGSLALTNMGKSTRWKSLDQGDICQEKLRSRRQSEKDEFPAMEDTMTEEEREYLRWYYRTEDATPWKFAMLGLSLVALLLGCVLCLMGTMGNKHRREIAKYKSATTASPATVDVEVEELQVITEIKEDNDSCTGQDGQLDSKAPAEGASETEALNPGDIVVTWKDGNVSKLYSDSQKEGEEDK is encoded by the exons ATGCAGTGCTTGAAGACTGCAGTGGATCATCTTGCAGAAATGCTGTGGGTGTGGATAACACTGTGCCTCATGTGGCAAG GAACAAGCAGCTTCATGATCCACAACACTGTGGAAAGCCAGTGCCTTGAGGACTCCCTCGGAGATGCTGGAGTTCAGTTAAAGAGATGCAGTGTGGactcagagctccagcaatGGATCTGGACAGAGCGGAGGTTCCTCATGAATGTATACACAAAAAGGTGCCTGTCTGCCTTACACAGTGACCCAATCCAGACTCTCGAGtgtgatggtgaagatgatctGCAGTGGCAGTGTATGAACCACAGGCTCATCAGCCTGAGTCATTCCATGGAGCTAGGTGTGCACAGAGGAAGCCTGGCTCTGACCAACATGGGGAAAAGCACCAGGTGGAAGTCTCTGGATCAAGGAGACATCTGTCAGGAGAAGCTGA GGTCCAGAAGGCAGAGTGAGAAAGATGAGTTTCCAGCTATGGAGGACACAatgacagaggaagagagagagtatCTCAGGTGGTATTACCGCACTGAAGACG CAACACCCTGGAAATTTGCAATGCTGGGCTTGTCTCTCGTGGCTCTGCTTTTGGGATGTGTGCTCTGCCTCATGGGAACGATGGGTAACAA ACATCGGAGAGAAATAGCCAAGTACAAGTCCGCCACCACTGCATCTCCTGCCACAGTGGACGTGGAAGTGGAGGAGCTTCAAGTCATCACTGAGATCAAGGAGGACAACGACTCCTGCACTGGCCAAGATGGACAACTAGACAGCAAAGCACCAGCGGAGGGAGCCAGTGAGACTGAGGCGCTGAACCCTGGTGACATTGTGGTCACGTGGAAGGATGGAAATGTCTCCAAACTCTACTCTGATTCGCAAAAGGAGGGTGAGGAGGACAAGTGA